One Polaribacter sp. SA4-12 genomic window carries:
- a CDS encoding PorP/SprF family type IX secretion system membrane protein, whose product MKKIILLFFVFTSLASYSQDVIFSQAFLVPETLSSSFTGAIRSTKVGSVFRSQWRNSAFKTTSNYAFFDTWFEGYKTGLGVSFLNQTETPTSYTFNQVNLNFAMAFQISDTWFFRPSISAGFGMKNYGFQNILLEDQINLNNNSINTSTLDPLLLKSQRNFFDFNSSILFNNEDTWIGLTVKHLNKPNISLTENGNVPLEVFWSVHAKYYLPFLENNRTWFASKSKVYILSNFMKQGSFNRLDIGAQYVFEDQFSFGLTAATSPIKNNENNSLISSISTFAGFRWQGFRFGYSYDFSTTKLLNTGGIHEFSVSYDFDINIRKLDRYKCVPFF is encoded by the coding sequence ATGAAGAAAATTATACTCCTCTTTTTTGTTTTTACAAGTTTAGCTAGTTATTCACAAGATGTAATTTTTTCGCAAGCTTTTTTAGTTCCAGAAACATTAAGCTCTTCATTTACTGGCGCAATTAGAAGTACAAAAGTTGGTTCTGTGTTTAGATCTCAATGGAGAAATAGTGCTTTTAAAACAACTTCTAATTATGCTTTTTTTGATACTTGGTTTGAAGGTTATAAAACAGGTCTTGGCGTTAGTTTCTTAAACCAAACTGAAACCCCTACATCTTATACTTTTAATCAAGTTAACTTAAATTTTGCCATGGCATTTCAAATAAGTGATACTTGGTTTTTTAGACCTAGTATTTCTGCAGGTTTTGGAATGAAGAATTACGGATTTCAAAACATTCTTTTAGAAGATCAAATTAATTTAAATAATAATTCTATAAACACCTCTACTTTAGATCCACTTTTATTAAAATCACAAAGAAATTTTTTCGACTTTAATTCTTCTATTTTATTTAATAATGAAGATACTTGGATTGGTTTAACAGTAAAACATTTGAATAAACCCAATATTTCTTTAACAGAAAACGGCAATGTACCCTTAGAGGTCTTTTGGTCTGTACATGCAAAATATTATTTGCCTTTTTTAGAAAACAACAGAACTTGGTTCGCAAGTAAAAGTAAAGTATATATACTTTCTAATTTTATGAAACAAGGGAGCTTTAACCGGTTAGATATTGGTGCGCAATATGTTTTTGAGGATCAGTTTTCTTTTGGATTGACTGCTGCTACATCACCAATAAAAAATAATGAAAATAATTCTTTAATAAGTTCTATAAGTACTTTTGCAGGTTTTAGATGGCAAGGGTTTAGGTTTGGTTATTCTTATGATTTTAGCACAACAAAACTCTTAAACACTGGTGGTATTCACGAGTTTTCTGTCTCTTATGATTTTGACATAAATATAAGAAAATTAGACAGGTATAAATGTGTTCCTTTCTTTTAA
- a CDS encoding endonuclease/exonuclease/phosphatase family protein, whose amino-acid sequence MKFTSKKTAFKQIHQKIVLIGLFLICISINYNASSIHNNKITLFNNLNLVSKTSNLKILTWNIQDLGRTKNNEEIRFIAKIINNFDVIAIQEVVAKDPKGAQAIAKIVSELNRLGSKWDYSISNPTKSSSSYSSERYAYIWKTSKLSLKNKPFLDASLEKVIEREPYIAKFEIKKTKTSFYFINIHARVYNRNPEMEIVHFKKYPKKLKTENIFILGDFNLNEKHNVWNPLYKKGFKPAIKNTATTLKRTCKNGTYTNYAIDNIYYNSNIIKKENSGIVDFIEECKNLTNARMISDHLPVYLEISLVD is encoded by the coding sequence TTGAAATTCACTTCAAAAAAAACAGCATTCAAACAGATTCATCAGAAGATAGTTTTAATTGGTCTTTTCTTAATTTGTATTTCGATAAATTATAATGCATCTAGTATTCACAATAATAAAATAACTCTCTTTAATAACTTAAATTTAGTTTCTAAGACCTCCAACTTAAAAATATTAACTTGGAATATTCAAGATTTAGGACGCACTAAAAACAATGAAGAAATACGTTTTATTGCAAAGATTATAAACAATTTTGATGTTATTGCCATACAAGAAGTAGTTGCCAAAGATCCTAAAGGTGCTCAGGCAATCGCAAAAATTGTAAGTGAATTAAATAGACTTGGTAGTAAATGGGATTACAGTATAAGTAACCCTACCAAAAGCTCTTCTAGTTATAGTAGTGAACGATATGCATACATTTGGAAAACTTCTAAACTAAGCCTAAAAAACAAGCCTTTTTTAGACGCATCATTAGAAAAAGTAATTGAAAGAGAGCCTTATATTGCCAAATTTGAAATTAAAAAAACTAAAACTTCCTTTTATTTTATCAATATTCATGCACGTGTATATAATAGAAACCCTGAAATGGAGATTGTACATTTTAAAAAATATCCTAAAAAATTAAAAACAGAAAATATTTTTATTTTAGGTGATTTTAACTTGAATGAAAAACATAATGTATGGAATCCTTTATACAAAAAGGGATTTAAACCTGCCATTAAAAATACAGCAACAACTTTAAAACGAACATGTAAAAATGGGACTTACACGAATTACGCAATTGATAATATTTACTATAATTCTAATATTATTAAAAAAGAAAATTCTGGTATTGTAGATTTTATTGAAGAATGTAAGAACTTAACCAATGCTAGAATGATTTCTGACCATTTGCCAGTTTATTTAGAAATATCTTTGGTTGATTAA
- the xerA gene encoding site-specific tyrosine recombinase/integron integrase — MIKLPEIFLEQKVHRRKPQLLLKFEYNDTLIGLLRKTEGALWSSTLKSWYIPDSKENLDIILNTFKDITAINTNKISKKVIFKRNLTEDQKKLLNNFFLYLRGKRYSESTIQTYTFFVADFVNFHTETPLTELSNRDVELFIEKVFLERKYSVSTQRQFISALKIFIVFHPHTKINNLILERPKKNRKLPNVLSQEEVLSIISATQNLKHRAIIALIYSCGLRISELINLKLVDFHIERKQLIVKNGKGRKDRYVSLADSFIPLLSNYYHSYKPVTYFVEGQKKGKYTAESVRQFLRKSCAKAQIKRTVTPHTLRHSYATHLLENGVDIRYIQSLLGHAKPETTMIYTHVKRKDLMEIQNPLDVALRKIKRMDNEKEKFLLSGRI, encoded by the coding sequence TTGATAAAACTTCCTGAAATATTTTTAGAACAAAAGGTTCATCGAAGAAAACCACAACTTCTTCTTAAGTTTGAATACAACGATACTCTTATAGGTTTATTAAGAAAAACTGAAGGAGCATTATGGAGTAGTACATTAAAATCTTGGTATATACCAGACTCAAAAGAGAATTTAGATATCATTTTAAATACTTTTAAAGATATTACGGCTATTAATACTAATAAGATTTCAAAAAAAGTAATTTTTAAAAGAAATCTAACAGAGGATCAGAAAAAACTATTAAATAATTTCTTCCTTTATCTAAGGGGAAAAAGATATAGCGAAAGTACTATACAGACTTATACCTTTTTTGTTGCAGATTTTGTTAATTTTCATACAGAAACTCCATTAACAGAACTTTCGAATAGAGATGTAGAACTTTTTATTGAAAAAGTGTTTTTAGAACGAAAATATTCAGTTAGTACTCAAAGGCAATTTATTAGTGCATTAAAAATATTTATCGTTTTTCATCCGCACACAAAAATTAATAACTTAATATTAGAAAGACCAAAAAAGAATAGAAAACTGCCTAATGTTTTATCACAAGAAGAAGTTTTATCTATTATTAGCGCTACACAGAACTTAAAACACAGAGCTATTATTGCTTTAATTTATTCTTGCGGGTTAAGAATTAGCGAACTAATTAATTTAAAATTAGTCGATTTTCATATTGAAAGAAAACAACTTATTGTAAAAAATGGAAAGGGAAGAAAAGATCGATATGTTAGTTTAGCAGATAGTTTTATTCCACTTTTATCTAACTATTACCATTCCTATAAACCAGTTACTTATTTTGTAGAAGGGCAAAAAAAAGGAAAATACACAGCAGAGAGTGTTCGACAATTTTTAAGAAAGAGTTGTGCAAAAGCGCAAATAAAAAGAACGGTTACACCACATACATTAAGGCATAGTTATGCTACTCATTTATTAGAAAACGGAGTTGACATTAGATATATACAATCATTATTAGGCCATGCAAAACCAGAAACAACAATGATTTACACACATGTGAAGCGAAAAGATTTAATGGAGATTCAAAACCCTTTAGATGTTGCTCTAAGAAAGATAAAAAGAATGGATAATGAAAAGGAAAAGTTTTTATTATCCGGGAGGATATAA
- a CDS encoding HNH endonuclease: MRNYRKSYQNKKWFDFSTKVKLRDGNKCLKCGRNESEVILQTHHKNYKPNFKPWDYALSDCITLCKGCHSREHGLVEPDSGWTLISIGDLGGLDGICERKGCGKEIRYEHLTYHPEWGEKIVGSTCIEYLTRQDQFLSNEVLKIFRKISDFINKSYWEESLTKKGNTYLFTTHSHSQIRIYGKENYYSFQILLKNKGEKWFVFKEFVKVKKGKNLEQVKELGFIVLKGLLTENKKEKELLRNIYSRIR, from the coding sequence ATGAGAAATTATAGAAAATCTTATCAGAATAAAAAGTGGTTTGATTTTTCTACAAAAGTAAAATTAAGAGATGGAAATAAATGTCTGAAATGCGGACGAAACGAATCTGAAGTTATTTTACAAACTCATCATAAAAATTACAAACCGAATTTTAAACCTTGGGACTATGCTTTAAGTGATTGCATAACTCTTTGTAAAGGCTGTCATTCAAGAGAACACGGATTAGTAGAACCTGATAGCGGATGGACTTTAATTTCAATTGGAGATTTGGGTGGTTTAGATGGAATTTGCGAAAGAAAAGGTTGCGGAAAAGAAATTAGATATGAACATTTAACTTATCATCCAGAATGGGGAGAAAAAATTGTTGGAAGCACTTGCATTGAATATTTGACAAGACAAGACCAATTTTTAAGTAATGAAGTTTTAAAAATTTTTAGAAAAATAAGTGATTTTATTAATAAATCTTATTGGGAAGAAAGTTTAACTAAAAAAGGAAATACATATTTATTCACTACACATTCTCACAGTCAAATTAGAATATATGGAAAAGAGAATTATTATTCTTTTCAAATTTTATTAAAAAACAAAGGAGAAAAGTGGTTTGTTTTTAAAGAATTTGTAAAAGTCAAAAAAGGAAAAAATTTAGAGCAAGTTAAAGAACTCGGATTTATAGTTTTGAAGGGTTTATTAACTGAAAATAAAAAAGAAAAAGAACTACTTCGGAATATTTATTCGAGAATACGTTGA
- a CDS encoding SIR2 family protein — translation MKGELSYIFGIKKVFVIGAGFSFPAGMPLTNGLLILIHKKASEKDYFDSNGKVKMGQAEVLLNKLQYYYPKEDISHEKIMNGEMNQINLEEFLSFVAAESTFLSTGEKFNEHGSKFLAFMKQWLGEVIYEEQLKILNKIPEFYKSFIEKIKDSLIITFNWDTLLEHLFDFQNIKYRNQLNLDDDNFKERKKSIPLLKLHGSIDWFSSIKEQSSTNNFESLGYGFEKINKYKGNLKNQYNKYKSPWIIIPNYDKLNQLKDYGELWETPERYFDDKLEIIFIGFSFRKDDFHTRAFMYPKLVRGSKTGQYNVKVVDFAENETSEKNIRDRFDGIENCQFWYNGFSEESLNFIFD, via the coding sequence ATGAAAGGAGAGTTGAGTTATATTTTTGGAATTAAGAAAGTTTTTGTAATCGGAGCCGGATTTTCGTTTCCTGCAGGAATGCCTCTAACAAATGGATTATTAATTTTAATTCATAAAAAGGCATCTGAAAAAGATTATTTTGACTCAAATGGCAAAGTCAAAATGGGACAAGCCGAAGTTCTATTAAATAAACTTCAATATTATTATCCAAAGGAAGACATTTCCCACGAAAAAATAATGAATGGAGAAATGAACCAAATTAACTTGGAAGAATTTCTTTCTTTTGTAGCTGCAGAATCTACATTTTTAAGTACAGGAGAAAAGTTTAACGAACACGGAAGTAAATTTTTAGCCTTTATGAAACAATGGCTTGGAGAAGTTATATATGAAGAACAATTAAAAATACTTAATAAAATTCCAGAGTTTTATAAAAGTTTCATAGAAAAAATAAAAGATTCTTTAATAATAACATTCAATTGGGATACTCTATTAGAACATCTGTTTGATTTTCAAAATATCAAATATAGAAATCAATTAAATTTAGATGATGATAACTTTAAAGAACGAAAAAAAAGTATTCCTTTATTAAAATTACACGGTTCAATTGATTGGTTTAGCTCGATAAAAGAGCAATCATCTACTAATAATTTTGAAAGTTTAGGTTACGGTTTTGAAAAAATCAATAAGTATAAAGGAAATTTAAAAAATCAATATAACAAATATAAATCTCCTTGGATAATTATTCCAAATTATGACAAACTCAACCAATTAAAGGATTACGGAGAACTTTGGGAAACTCCTGAAAGATATTTCGATGATAAGTTGGAAATTATTTTCATTGGATTTAGCTTTAGAAAAGATGATTTTCACACAAGAGCATTTATGTACCCAAAGCTTGTAAGAGGATCAAAAACTGGACAATACAATGTTAAAGTTGTAGATTTTGCTGAAAATGAAACTTCAGAAAAAAACATTAGAGATAGATTTGACGGAATCGAAAACTGTCAATTTTGGTATAATGGATTTAGTGAAGAATCTTTGAATTTTATATTTGATTAA
- a CDS encoding lipocalin family protein gives MKKVKLFSLVLLSIITFSCSSNDEDVFSNIEGTWKPVKQADTCPNGDNDIGESGTCELLNRITFESEGIFTETAYERYKGNCEFDYTKNSTWDISNDKLIINGFGTFDYYEISGNVLKIGNKDNSFCEGGLSYTEYTRVN, from the coding sequence ATGAAAAAAGTGAAATTATTTAGTTTAGTGTTATTATCAATTATAACTTTTTCTTGCAGCAGCAATGACGAAGATGTATTTAGTAATATTGAAGGAACTTGGAAACCAGTAAAACAAGCCGATACTTGTCCTAATGGAGATAACGACATTGGAGAATCAGGTACTTGCGAACTTTTGAATAGAATAACTTTTGAATCAGAAGGAATATTCACAGAAACAGCATACGAAAGGTATAAAGGTAATTGCGAATTTGATTATACGAAAAATTCAACTTGGGATATATCTAATGATAAATTAATTATTAACGGGTTTGGTACTTTTGATTATTATGAAATATCAGGAAATGTTCTTAAAATAGGAAATAAAGATAATAGTTTTTGTGAAGGAGGTCTTTCATATACGGAATACACCAGAGTAAATTAA